From the Patescibacteria group bacterium genome, the window AGCCACCAATAATCGCCTTTGGCTTAATATCGTCAAGCCAGTTGTACGACCATTTGCCCTCTTCTGGACCACGTAATTTTGACAATTGATAGAAAGTCGCAGAGACAGCCAACCAGCCCGTAGTGGGTCCGTAGCTAGAATGCCAGTCTGTACGACTTGGCAAGTAATAGGTGGGGACTGAACCGAAATAATCCACCTTAATATTCGTGATATTATTGTCGCCTACGTATTTCTTGAGTCGGAGAAAGTCCTGGCCCCAATCAAGTGAAGAGTCAACTAGCCTGGTGTAGCGCTTGTCTTTGGGGGTGAGTTCATTGAAATACGCGATGAAATTAGGGAAATTTGAGATTGTTGAAACAGCTAAATATGCCAGAAGAATAACTAGGGCGATCTGCATCCGACCCAGTTTCCGCCAATTCCAGCTGGGATTCACAATTGGATAAATTGCATAACCGATCATCAATAATACGAAGGGAATCGTTGGCATGAGATGACGAATACCAATGTTCAGCGAACCCTGCAATGTGATAGCCCAGTAAATAACCCATGGCACGATTAGGAGCGAGAGCATCCATTTGATTTCTTTTTGCTTTGGCCAATTACGAATTATCGAATAAACAGAAAAGAAAAACATAGCTATGATTGGTAAGGGAGTTTTGAGCAACCAAGCGACCGGGAAATACCAGGGGATTGATTTGTCAGAAAGATGACCCCAAATAAAGGTTGCATTGCCACCGCCAACACGGCCGATAACTAGGAATATTCCCAGGATATAGTGGCCAAGTGCTCGCAAGTACGGATTATTTTCAAATAAGTGGAGAAAGTTTCTAAGGGGCAAAGTCCTCGCATCGGACGTCATATTTGTGTCTATCAATTGATGCTCGATAGCAGGCGGAGTCTTCCAAACCAAAGGTAGGTAAACCAACCAGACGACCACCAATGAGATCAGACTGACATATACTAGAGGCATGAAATTTGCAACAAAATTATGCCGGAAGCCTTTCTCCTTTCTATCCAAAACGGCCCGAACTACCACGAGAATGAAGAAAATCGGGAACAGCAAAACCCCAGAAAACTTTAGGAGTTCAGCTATCCCGAGCGCAACTCCGGCAAGCAAAATGCTCGACAAAGTTTTCTTAGTGACCGCCTTGTCAAAGGCATACGTCGCCAAGACAAAACCAAATGCCGCCGCTACGTCGGTAGTGACTAGCCGGCCGTGAGCGATGACGTCAGGGTAAAGCGCATATAGGAAAAGGATGACTACGCCGACTTTCCAGCCGAAGAGCTCAATCGCCCACTTGAAGAGCAACAGGCCCAGCCCAATCATGAGCAGCATCATCGGAAGTCTGGCAAGAGAGAATACTTCGGCAGGATCGTTGCCTTGACGATAAATCATGCTCCAGCCCGATTCCCATTGGTTTATGTCTTTGAAGCTTGAATCGTCCTCTGGACCCTTGATCTTACTATTCATGACGAGAGGAACACCGGCCAGAACTTTCGCCAGAGGCGGATGCTCTGGATTCAATCGATAATCTTGATCTTTTAAGTAGGTATAGCCAGCGGGAATATGTGCGATTTCATCGACAATAGCAGAATCACCCGGCGTGTTTCCGATCCCTCGGGAGGAAAATAGGGCGAGCAAGAACATAAACAGGAGAATCCCCGCAGGCACGAAATATTTATATTGTATTTTACTGCAGATCCTCTTTAGCAATTTCATTTTGTCCCTCCAAAATATTTGACCTCTTTGTTGATTTCGTAGTCACTCTGAAAACTTCAAGATATTTACCAAACATCAGCCGAGTCTGTGATTCCATAGCTGGGATGGAAGAAAAGAAAATGTTGGAAATCGGCATTACAAATGGGGTCAGGCACCAGTCGAGTAGAATTCGACCAAATGGTTTCCTGCCTTGTCTCTTCGGCATCAGAAGGGTAGAAATCACAAGTGTGACAATCATACCGAGCCATGCGATAGTCAGCATTTTGATATACACTCCGCGAAAGCTATATGCCAAAATGTCTCCCTGAAAGGCAGAGCCGAAAAAAACCGGAATCCAGGCTGAAGTGATCAGGACCAACGATGTCGTCGACCAGGAGATATGTGATTCCCATAATATCAAAGCGTTCGCCCACCTGTCAAAAAACGGTATTTTGTGGTTTCCTATCGTATTTTCCATCACAAAAGGGATGTCTGACACACCCCAAGCCCAACGTTTTTTCTGCAAATACTGCTCACGCATAGTATTCCTGAAAGTGTCAGCCAAGACTGCGTCCTGATAGATTGGAGTATACATCGGTACCACTTCGTGACAGCCGTCAAACCGATAATAAGTTCGCCAAAACTGATGGCCGTCTTCCACAATCGTCTTGGTCGACCAGAAATCTGTTTGGACTAGTGCGGCTAGACTCTGTGCATGGGCAGAGAAATTACGAAGCCGAGAAGGTCTTGTCGTAACAATTAATTGCCAAAAAGACGAACCCATCGCCATCAACCGATTCATCATCGGCACGTCCCAAATATTGTTGAAAAACATAGGCAACGGCTGAAAACTTTTGTGGATGGGATCGGGATCAGTGACATATTTATAAGTCAGATCGAGGAGATAATTTTTGTCCATGATATGGTCCGAATCCATCGTTGTCACGACCACATTTTCGTAAGGAATTTTCTCTTTGTCGATTTGTTCGAGTACCTTTCTGGCCGCGTAGGTGATGTTCCCACCTTTACCGATCACTTCACCGGGAATATCCTTGGGATGCATTACGGTCATGAAAAGATGAAACTTCTTGCCGTGCTTTTCGGTTAATATTTTGGAATACTCCCCTGCCCGTTCTTTGTCGCGCTCCTCCGTCCCCAAGACATAAATAACATGATCCTGCGGGTAATTCGAAGTGAGAACGGAACGAATAGATGATTCTAGAATTTCAATATCTTCCTTGTATGTCGGAACAATCACAAGATGATATATCTCCTTCCATTTGCCGTCCGTCTGGTCTAATTTTGCTTGCCAATCAGTTTTCATGTCACGTCGATAATTTCGATAACCCAGGATTAACCGATAAGACATCACAAATGTTCTTATCAACCAGTAAGTTAGATAAAAAATCATGTAAATAGCAAATACTTTTGGCGAGACTAGGACAACGACGAAAGGCAAAAGCAATATTGACCAAGAAATCAAACCGGGGAGTACTTCAAACAATCTTTTGTATTTCCAGGTGTTCATTGGTGAGATAGATAATAAATTTCCAAAATCATTACAAGTGCTACTGCCAAGATATTGCCGATGAAGAGGAGATAGCCAATTTCGCGTTCTCTTTTGAAGGAAGAAAAGGCCAAAACAGTGTTGAGAATCAGAATGATGAAAAGCAGTTTGATTGGGTAAACACCGATTCTGATATAGACAAAAATGTCTGGAGAGCTAAGCAAGAAATGCCAGATAAGATAATCTACAAACGACCAGATTAGGGAAATAGAAAACAAATACCGATTCACGATATCGTCAACCAGAAATTCCTTCAGGAACGGACCAAGGGTGGTTATATATTTTTTCATATTTTTTGTATTTTGGAGCCGCATTCGAGATTCGAACTCGAGACCTCCACTTTACGAAAGTGTTGCTCTACCAGCTGAGCTAAAGCGGCATGGAGCGGGTAGTGGGAATCGAACCCGCGACTCATCCTTGGGAAGGATACATTTTACCACTAAACTATACCCGCATTAATAACGACGATATTATCTACTACTAGAAAATTTATCACTTTGGGGTTGAAAAAACAATCGCTTGCCAATATTTTGTGTAAATAGAAATTCCAAGCTTGAAGATCACTCAGAAAAATTGTATAGTTATTGCAAATCAAGAAAGGATTTCATGGAACAGAAAAAAGTTATATTGACAGGAGACAGACCGACAGGCAAACTTCACCTCGGTCATTTTGTCGGTTCACTCCAAAATCGAGTCAAATTGCAACATGAGTATGAACAATTCATACTGATAGCCGACCTCCAGGCCCTGACAGACAACTCTGAAAATCCGGAAAAAATTAGGTCAAATGTCCTCGAAGTAGCCCTAGACTACCTAGCGGTTGGAATAGACCCGGAGATTTCCACAATATGTATTCAGTCCGAACTGCCCGCACTTTCTGATTTGACAATGTACTACTTAAATCTCGTCTCGCTTGCCCGACTTCAACGCAATCCTACAGTTAAAGATGAAATGAATCAAAAAGGCTTTGGAGCTGAAGTCCCTGCCGGATTTTTGACATATCCGATCAGCCAAGCCGCCGATATATCTGCATTTAAGGCAACTTTGGTACCAGTCGGCGCTGACCAGCTCCCGATGATTGAGCAAACCAACGAGATCGTTCGCAAATTTAATCGTGTTTACAATTCCAACGCATTAGTTGAATGTGAAGCACTAGTATCCGAAACTGGTCGACTTCCTGGTATCGACGGTAGCAACAAGATGTCCAAGTCCCTTGGCAACTGCATATATCTCTCAGATTCAGCTGAGGAGATCAAACAAAAAGTCATGAATATGTACACCGACCCGGATCACATCCATGTCGAAGATCCAGGAAAAGTTGAGGGGAATACTGTATTCGCCTATCTCGACATTTTTGATGAAAACAAAGACGAGATCGCGAAATTAAAAGAAGAGTACAAAAAGGGCGGCCTTGGCGACGTAACACTTAAGAATCGTTTGAATGATATTTTGCAGGAATTGCTCAATCCAATCAGAGCAAAGCGCGAAGAATTGGCCAAAGACCCAGATGCAATTATGAAAATTTTGGAAAAAGGCTCAGAGAAAGCTCGGGCAATTACTGGCAAAACGTTAG encodes:
- the trpS gene encoding tryptophan--tRNA ligase, whose product is MEQKKVILTGDRPTGKLHLGHFVGSLQNRVKLQHEYEQFILIADLQALTDNSENPEKIRSNVLEVALDYLAVGIDPEISTICIQSELPALSDLTMYYLNLVSLARLQRNPTVKDEMNQKGFGAEVPAGFLTYPISQAADISAFKATLVPVGADQLPMIEQTNEIVRKFNRVYNSNALVECEALVSETGRLPGIDGSNKMSKSLGNCIYLSDSAEEIKQKVMNMYTDPDHIHVEDPGKVEGNTVFAYLDIFDENKDEIAKLKEEYKKGGLGDVTLKNRLNDILQELLNPIRAKREELAKDPDAIMKILEKGSEKARAITGKTLEEIKSAMKLDYFA
- a CDS encoding glycosyltransferase family 39 protein, producing the protein MKLLKRICSKIQYKYFVPAGILLFMFLLALFSSRGIGNTPGDSAIVDEIAHIPAGYTYLKDQDYRLNPEHPPLAKVLAGVPLVMNSKIKGPEDDSSFKDINQWESGWSMIYRQGNDPAEVFSLARLPMMLLMIGLGLLLFKWAIELFGWKVGVVILFLYALYPDVIAHGRLVTTDVAAAFGFVLATYAFDKAVTKKTLSSILLAGVALGIAELLKFSGVLLFPIFFILVVVRAVLDRKEKGFRHNFVANFMPLVYVSLISLVVVWLVYLPLVWKTPPAIEHQLIDTNMTSDARTLPLRNFLHLFENNPYLRALGHYILGIFLVIGRVGGGNATFIWGHLSDKSIPWYFPVAWLLKTPLPIIAMFFFSVYSIIRNWPKQKEIKWMLSLLIVPWVIYWAITLQGSLNIGIRHLMPTIPFVLLMIGYAIYPIVNPSWNWRKLGRMQIALVILLAYLAVSTISNFPNFIAYFNELTPKDKRYTRLVDSSLDWGQDFLRLKKYVGDNNITNIKVDYFGSVPTYYLPSRTDWHSSYGPTTGWLAVSATFYQLSKLRGPEEGKWSYNWLDDIKPKAIIGGSILVYNITPEDLKQHPPKSPYPIKYLDYPRPNINHKIGL
- a CDS encoding glycosyltransferase family 2 protein, which codes for MNTWKYKRLFEVLPGLISWSILLLPFVVVLVSPKVFAIYMIFYLTYWLIRTFVMSYRLILGYRNYRRDMKTDWQAKLDQTDGKWKEIYHLVIVPTYKEDIEILESSIRSVLTSNYPQDHVIYVLGTEERDKERAGEYSKILTEKHGKKFHLFMTVMHPKDIPGEVIGKGGNITYAARKVLEQIDKEKIPYENVVVTTMDSDHIMDKNYLLDLTYKYVTDPDPIHKSFQPLPMFFNNIWDVPMMNRLMAMGSSFWQLIVTTRPSRLRNFSAHAQSLAALVQTDFWSTKTIVEDGHQFWRTYYRFDGCHEVVPMYTPIYQDAVLADTFRNTMREQYLQKKRWAWGVSDIPFVMENTIGNHKIPFFDRWANALILWESHISWSTTSLVLITSAWIPVFFGSAFQGDILAYSFRGVYIKMLTIAWLGMIVTLVISTLLMPKRQGRKPFGRILLDWCLTPFVMPISNIFFSSIPAMESQTRLMFGKYLEVFRVTTKSTKRSNILEGQNEIAKEDLQ